CGTCCAGGACGTTGCGCGGCTCGAAGGGCAGGTAGGCGGGGACCAGTTCTCCGAGGGTGGCCGGCCAGTGGCCACGGGCCAGGCGGTAGCGTTCGGCGGCGCAGGCGATCAGGAGGGCGTCACCCTGTGTTTGCCAGCGGGCGGTATGGAGCACGGATTTGCCCACGGCAGGCAGCAGCAAGCGGCTGAAAATATTGTAGGGGAAATAGCCGGTCTGCTTGATGGCGTGGTCGAAGTTGAGCACCAGGTCCTTGTCCACCTGCCGGGACTTGGGGTCGGCGGCGGGGATGGTGTATTCATGGTGAATTTTAACGAGGTTATACAGATTATGGTAAAAGAAGCCGCGGGGCATGGCCCGGAGAATGGAGGTGCCTGTGGGGCTGGTTTCCTCGCCCAGGACTTCTCTAATCTGGCCGCGGCAGAGCTGCTCGATGGTGAGGACGGCAAAGTTGCGCTCGCCGCGCATGCTGGTCTGGTAGGTTTCGAGGTAGGGGCGTTTGGCATAGTAGTCCACCCACCAGGTGAGCTGCTGGTCATTCCACAGATGCAGGGCAAGGCCCTCGCGGACGGCCTCCTGAAGCATGCGATCATTAGCGATGTGAACGAGCAGACAAATCAAAATGGGGTCCTGCGTGAGGGTGTCATTGAGGAAGCATCCGAGGCGCAATTCCTGGAAGGCTTTGTCGGTTTGGCCGAGGTGCAGGTCGGCCAGGGCGCGCAGTTGAATTACGAGCACCAGGCCCTTGTAATTGGCGAGGTGGGGCAACCAGAGGGCGATGCCCTGTTGATAATCCAAGGGGTAGCGGCAGAGGGGGCGCTCCTGCATGGCTTGGAGCAGTTCATTTATTTGGGGGTCGTACTGGGCCAGGGCGGTGCGCACAACCTCCGCGGGAGAGGCATTGGAGGGGGCTTGGGGGAATTTGGCGTGGCCGCGATAATAATCGCTCCAGAGCTTTAGAGGGGTGCGAAGATCGTTGCGTTTGCGGCCGGGGCCATTACCCGATTTGTCATGATCCCAATCCTCCAATGCCGCCTTGGGCCAGGTTTGGGGCGCGGGGGCAGGGGACTGGCCGTTGGTGGAAAACAGGGATGCGATGAGGGGGGTGGTGGCAAAGTTTTTTTCGTCCGGCACCGGCAGCGGTTGCAGGGCGTTCAAGTTGAAATTTTCCCCCCGGGCTTCCAGCTCAGTTTTAAGCTTCCGCCATTTACTGGTGCCGCGGATGCCTTCGAAAGCAGCGACGAGCAGGATGAGGCCTATGATGGCGGTCAGGGCAAAGGCCAGTCCCATGAGGAATCGCAGATACCAGGGGCGGCGGCTGCGGACGGAAGAAAAGGGAAGTTTAACATTCATAATTCAGGTGTTCACTTTCGCGATGGGAGCAGCCAGAGGGTTCAGCCTACGCGGTTGGTAGTCATTCGACCTTCACCACGCGGGGACGGCGGGAGTTGCGAGGGCGGAACAGGCTCAGCCTCATTTTGATTGAGCCATTCCGCCAGGATGCGCTGACGTTGCGGCAGCGTTTCGTGTTGCCGGTTTTCCCCCAGGGATAAGGCGGGAGGGGAGACCGGCGTATAAGCATGTTGAACCAGGTTTCCGGCCAAGGCAACGATCCACAAGGCAGCCACAGCGGCCCAGGCGCGTGGGCCGGGCCAGAGCAGGTATTCGAGCATCAGCCGCCAGCGACGTGAGCCGGCCTGCGGCTGGGCGGAGGCCAGGGCGGTGTCGAGGATTTCCTTTCGCCAGGCCCGGGGGAGAGGCCGCCAAGGCTGGCTGCGGAGGCGTTCTTCAAAGCAATCCTGTTGCATAAACCTGTTTCTTCAGGCGCGCAGTTCCTCATACAGAGGACGCAAGCGGGCCTGTAATTTGTCTAACCCATAGCGGTAGCGGCTGGCGGCGGTGTTGGGGGAGATACCCAGGACGGCGCCGATGGTTTCAAAGGTCATATCCTCCCAGAGTTTGAGGTGAACCACGGCCCGCTGCTCCGGCGGCAATTCGGCCAGAGCTTGGGCCAGGGAGTGACGAAAGGTGGCCTCGTCGGGGTCGGCGGTGGGGGCGAAAACTGTTTCCGGCTCGGAAGAGAGGGCTTCTGCCCGGTTTTGCCGGACGGCCTGTCGGCGAAAGAGGTCCATCGTTTGATTGTGGGCCAAGCGCAAAAGGTACCCGCGAGGCTCCCGCAAGGCGGCCAATGTTTCGGGCTGGCGTGCCAGCTTGAGAAAGACTTCCTGCAGGATGTCGTGCGCGTCGGCCTCGTTGCGGGTCAGGTTCAGCGCGTAGGCGAACACCGCTTGCGCGTGTTCATCGTACAACTTTTCCAGTGTCGCCCGGGGCGGCATTCCAAGGCAATGACGCCTCAGGGGCGGGGATTTGTCTAATGATTTTCCGCGAAAAAAAAAGGCGGCTGATAGGCATGAGTCCCCGGCCTGAGAGCCTCCGGCTGGAGGGGGAAGGGGATTTAGGATTGCGGAAAGAGGGGAGCGGGCCAGAATCATGGTGTTATGCCCGAGCAAGCCTTGATTATTGTGGATGTGCAGCACGATTTTCTGCCCGGTGGCGCGCTGCCGGTGCCGGAGGGGGATCAGGTGATTCCGGTAATCAACCAATTGCAGCCCAGGTTTGAACTGGTGGTGGCTACGCAAGACTGGCATCCGCCCGGTCACGGAAGTTTTGCCTCCTCCCACCCCGGGCGGCGGCCGGGTGAAGTGATCACCTTGCATGGCCTGCCGCAGGTGTTATGGCCGGATCATTGTGTGCAGGGAAGCTATGGGGCGGAGCTGGCGCGCGGGCTGGAAACCACCCGGATTGCGCGCATATTTCAGAAGGGCACGGATCCGGCGGTGGACAGCTACAGCGGTTTTTTTGACAATGGCCACCGGCACGACACGGGGATGGCGGATTACTTGCGGCAGCAGGGGGTGCGGGTGGTGCATGTGGCGGGGCTGGCCACCGATTACTGCGTGAAATACACGGCTTTGGACGCCGTCCGGCTGGGTTTTGAGACTCACCTGCTCCTGCCGGCCTGCCGTGGGGTGAATTTGCAGCCGGGCGATGTGGAGCGGGCGGTGGAGGAAATGCGCGCCGCGGGCGTGCGAATCCTCCACACCTGAATGGCTGCCGGGTTTCAGCCTTTGACCATGGGCCAGCCGGCGGCCACGAGGGCGCGGTAACCGCCAATCAGGGAATAGACCCGCCGGTAGCCCATTTTTTGGGCGGCTTCACAGGTCAGGGCCGAACGGTAACCACCGCCGCAGTACATGATGATTTCCGTATTGGGGTCGGGAAACCGTTTTTCAAGGTCCCGCTCGAGCACGCCTTTGCCCAGATATTGGGCACCTTCGGCATGGCCGGCGGCCCACTCGCTTTCCTCGCGGACATCCAGCAGCACCACGCGCGGGTCTTTCTGCATGAGGGCGCGGGCCTCGGCGACGGTGATTTCCTGGATGTGTTTTTTGGCTTCGTTGACCAGCCGCAAAAATCCGGGTGAATGATCCATGCCGGAAAGATGCAGGAGGGCGTGGGCAGGGTCAATTCCTTTGCGGTTTTCTTTTGACCCTCGCAGCAGAAGTGTTTATCCAAGGCGCATCATGAAATTCCAAAGTGCCTGTGGTTGGATGCTGGCCGGCGTGGTCTGGCTGTGCGGTATTCCTGCGGCCCTGGCGCAGCCTGCGCCGGCGAAGGATGAGCCGATCCGGGGGGCGCGCCTGCCCGCCATCAGTCCGGATGGCAAGCGGGTGGTGTTTGTGTATCAGGGAGATTTATGGCAGGTGGGGGCCTCGGGCGGTCGGGCCACGCTCATGACCACGCATGTGGATTACGATGGTTATCCGCGGTTTTCGCCGGATGGCCGGTGGGTGGTGTTTGCCAGCAAGCGCAACGGCAACCTGGATTTGTATCTCATGCCCGCCGACGGCGGCCCGGCGCGACAGTTGACCTGGCATTCCGGCAATGAAATCCCGGGCGGGTGGAGCCGCGATGGCAAACGGCTGTTGTTTGCGGGCAAGCGGGATTCGGCCAACAACCAGCTTTTTGCGGTGGACGTGCAAACCTTGCGCACGGAATGTTTGCTGGAGGACTTTGCCCCCCTCAATTCGCCGGATTTCAGTCCTGATGGCCGTTATGTGGTTTATGGGCGGTATGGTTTCCCCAACTGGCGGCCGCGTTACACCGGCTCGGCGGCGGCGCAAATCTGGATGCTGGACACGAAAACGGGGGAGCGGCGGGCGCTGACGCAGGATCAGCGGCAACATTTGTGGACTCAGTTTTTGCCGGATGGCAAACATGTGCTGACGGTGACGGTGGGCGAAGATACGCCCAACGCCGGGCGGTTGAACGAGCCGTTGCCGCCCTTGCAGGACAACGCCCGGCGCACGCCCAACCTGTGGGTTTTTGATTTGGAAGGCAAGGGGCGGCAGCTCACGGAGTTTGTGGGAGGCAGCGTGCGCGCCCCGAGCGTGGCCCTCAAGAGCGGGGACATCGTTTTTGAGTATGAGCATGAGCTGTATCTGCTCAAGGGCGGGCGGGGCAAACCGGTGCGGCTGGTGGTTTATGCGGGGGTGGATGACAAGGAGACCTTGACGCGCCAGGAGAAAATGACCAATGGCGTGACGGAGGCCGAGCCTTCGCCGGATGGCAAATACATTGCCTTTGGTCTGCGCGGCGACTTGTGGGTGGTGCCGGTGGAAAAGCCCAAGGGGATTGCGGGCCGCGAAGCCGAGTATGCGCAGCGGCTGACGGATTGGGCGGGGGATGACTCGGACTTCATGTGGAGCACCAACAGCAAGACGTTGTTTTTCACCTCGGATCGCGAGGGTAACACGCGCCTGTATGCATTGGAGGTGGAATCGCGGAAAGTGGAGAGCTTGTGGGCGCGGCAGGAGGATGTTTCCAATCCCATTCCTTCCCCGGATGGCCAGCATCTGGCCTTTTGGGTGGCGGGGCCGGAGGGGGGGCTGCATGTGCTTCGCCTGGCCGATCGCCAGATTCGCCGGGTGGTGCCGCTGCCAGGGCCGCACCTGCATGGGTATGGGGGCAGTCAGGTGGCCTGGTCGCCGGACAGTCAATGGCTGGCCTACGTGGCCCGCAGTGCCAGCCGTTTCCACAATATCTTTTTAGTGAAACTGGAGGGTGGCGAACCGGTAAATCTGACTCAACGCGCCACGGGGCACGGACAGCCGGCATGGTCGCCGGATGGCAAGTACCTTTTCTTCCAGAGCAGCCGGGACGGGGGCGGGGTGTATGTATTTCCGCTGCAGCCGGAAGACGTGCTGGCGAGCGAGACAGATTTGAAATTTGAAAAGCCCAAGGAGCCGGTCAAGGTGGCCATTGATTTTGAAAATGTGCCGCGGCGCATCCGCCGTTTCATCACCCAGAATCCGGCCGCCGATCTGCAGGTCACCAGCGAAGGCCAGATTGCTTTTCTGGCGGAGGGCGATGTGTGGACCGCCAGCTATGATGGCAAGGAAACCAAGCGGGTCACCAACGGGGGCGGCAAATCCCAGTTGCGGATCCTGGCGGATGGCAAGCGGGCGTTTTTCATCCAGGGGGGTGAGCTGTATCAACTGCGCCTGCCGGAGGGGCGGGTGGAGAAGGTGGCGTTCACCGCGGAAGGGGAGCGCGATGTGCGGGCCGAGCGGCAAGCGGCCTTTGCGCAGTTCTGGCGCACCTACCATCGGGCCTTTTATGACGGCCATTTTCACGGGCGGGACTGGCGGGCCATTCGCGGGCGGTACGAGCCCTTGCTGGCGGCGGTGGGCACGCCGGAGGAGTTTGCGGGCTTGTTGCAGATGATGGTGGGGGAATTGGAGGCTTCCCACAGTGAGGTGAATCCCCCGGAGACGCCCGCGCGGGTGACAACACCGCATCCGGGTTTTACGCTGGATTACCGTCATGCCGGGCCCGGCCTGAAAGTGTTGAAAGTGCCCGAGGGAGCGCCGGGATGGTTTAAGAAGACCGAAATCAAGCCGGGCGAGTATATATTGGAGATTAACGGGGAGCCGGTGGCCACGGATGAAACGTTATACCGCCTGCTCAATCGCCGGCAGGGGCGCGAATTGCAATTCCTGGTGAATGACAAGCCCGAGAAGCAAGGGGCGCGCACGGTCAAATACAAGGCGCTGACGGCCGATGAATGGAATCAGTTGCACTACAACAACCGTATTGAGCGGCTGCGCAAGGCGGTGGAGTCGCGCAGCCAGGGCCGCATAGGGTACGTGCATATTTCGGCGATGGGAGGGGATAATCAAAACCGCTTCGAGCAGGAGGTGTACGAATACATGGCCGGCAAGGAGGCGATGATCATTGATGTGCGGTTCAACCGGGGCGGCAACATATCGGACACCTTGATTGACTGGCTGGAGCGCCGCCAGCATGGATGGAGCAAACCGCGGGATTGCCCGCCGGAGCCGGCCCCGGGGCGCGCGTGGGATAAACGGGTGGTGGTGCTGATGAACGAGCATAGTTACTCCAACGGCGAAATGTTTCCCTGCGCCATGCGGCA
The nucleotide sequence above comes from Verrucomicrobiia bacterium. Encoded proteins:
- a CDS encoding sigma-70 family RNA polymerase sigma factor; amino-acid sequence: MPPRATLEKLYDEHAQAVFAYALNLTRNEADAHDILQEVFLKLARQPETLAALREPRGYLLRLAHNQTMDLFRRQAVRQNRAEALSSEPETVFAPTADPDEATFRHSLAQALAELPPEQRAVVHLKLWEDMTFETIGAVLGISPNTAASRYRYGLDKLQARLRPLYEELRA
- the pncA gene encoding bifunctional nicotinamidase/pyrazinamidase, with translation MPEQALIIVDVQHDFLPGGALPVPEGDQVIPVINQLQPRFELVVATQDWHPPGHGSFASSHPGRRPGEVITLHGLPQVLWPDHCVQGSYGAELARGLETTRIARIFQKGTDPAVDSYSGFFDNGHRHDTGMADYLRQQGVRVVHVAGLATDYCVKYTALDAVRLGFETHLLLPACRGVNLQPGDVERAVEEMRAAGVRILHT
- a CDS encoding rhodanese-like domain-containing protein, giving the protein MDHSPGFLRLVNEAKKHIQEITVAEARALMQKDPRVVLLDVREESEWAAGHAEGAQYLGKGVLERDLEKRFPDPNTEIIMYCGGGYRSALTCEAAQKMGYRRVYSLIGGYRALVAAGWPMVKG
- a CDS encoding S41 family peptidase gives rise to the protein MKFQSACGWMLAGVVWLCGIPAALAQPAPAKDEPIRGARLPAISPDGKRVVFVYQGDLWQVGASGGRATLMTTHVDYDGYPRFSPDGRWVVFASKRNGNLDLYLMPADGGPARQLTWHSGNEIPGGWSRDGKRLLFAGKRDSANNQLFAVDVQTLRTECLLEDFAPLNSPDFSPDGRYVVYGRYGFPNWRPRYTGSAAAQIWMLDTKTGERRALTQDQRQHLWTQFLPDGKHVLTVTVGEDTPNAGRLNEPLPPLQDNARRTPNLWVFDLEGKGRQLTEFVGGSVRAPSVALKSGDIVFEYEHELYLLKGGRGKPVRLVVYAGVDDKETLTRQEKMTNGVTEAEPSPDGKYIAFGLRGDLWVVPVEKPKGIAGREAEYAQRLTDWAGDDSDFMWSTNSKTLFFTSDREGNTRLYALEVESRKVESLWARQEDVSNPIPSPDGQHLAFWVAGPEGGLHVLRLADRQIRRVVPLPGPHLHGYGGSQVAWSPDSQWLAYVARSASRFHNIFLVKLEGGEPVNLTQRATGHGQPAWSPDGKYLFFQSSRDGGGVYVFPLQPEDVLASETDLKFEKPKEPVKVAIDFENVPRRIRRFITQNPAADLQVTSEGQIAFLAEGDVWTASYDGKETKRVTNGGGKSQLRILADGKRAFFIQGGELYQLRLPEGRVEKVAFTAEGERDVRAERQAAFAQFWRTYHRAFYDGHFHGRDWRAIRGRYEPLLAAVGTPEEFAGLLQMMVGELEASHSEVNPPETPARVTTPHPGFTLDYRHAGPGLKVLKVPEGAPGWFKKTEIKPGEYILEINGEPVATDETLYRLLNRRQGRELQFLVNDKPEKQGARTVKYKALTADEWNQLHYNNRIERLRKAVESRSQGRIGYVHISAMGGDNQNRFEQEVYEYMAGKEAMIIDVRFNRGGNISDTLIDWLERRQHGWSKPRDCPPEPAPGRAWDKRVVVLMNEHSYSNGEMFPCAMRQRGLARLVGTPTPGYVIWTWSFNLVDGTRARLPMGGVYRLDGSNMENQGEQPDVLVPLSAEDWLAERDPQLDKAIELLSQPANP